A DNA window from Actinomadura coerulea contains the following coding sequences:
- a CDS encoding nuclear transport factor 2 family protein — protein MEDLRDAERRLQTAQLAGDVEALDRLLDDRLIFTFGANVQTKADDLEAHRTRAQVLTRVAEEELTVLADGRTGVTWFLGTVEGTVSGTPFAARMRYTRTWLHDETHGWRIIAVHASAAD, from the coding sequence ATGGAAGACTTGCGGGACGCCGAGCGCCGACTTCAGACCGCGCAGCTCGCTGGAGATGTCGAGGCGCTGGACCGACTGCTGGATGATCGGCTGATCTTTACCTTCGGTGCGAACGTTCAGACCAAGGCGGACGACCTGGAGGCGCACCGCACTCGGGCGCAGGTGTTGACCAGGGTGGCTGAGGAGGAGTTGACCGTGCTCGCCGATGGGCGCACCGGGGTGACGTGGTTTCTCGGCACCGTCGAAGGGACCGTCTCCGGGACGCCGTTCGCGGCCAGGATGCGCTACACACGTACTTGGCTCCACGACGAGACGCACGGCTGGCGAATCATCGCCGTGCACGCCAGCGCGGCCGATTGA
- a CDS encoding IS30 family transposase, giving the protein MPGRRLTAAERAQIEVLFGAGRSFPQIAEAIGRDRSTVWREVRRNHSYRRSDAGGGGARYPGRATTACPGGLGGLYRWTYSHVAAQRKADERARRHRPGKLIGNSGNKGRAWCQGRLWPVVRDLLVRRWSPQQIAAHLRAAYPDQPEMRVSHETIYQAIYYQARGRMRAELARQLQLRPGEGSVLRSGRAARRPPSRLARAESAARSRRPWIQGLHISARPAQAADRAVPGHWEGDLVIGARGSSAIITLVERTTRFVMLGALPHSRVSEQVTGVLTTLMRRLPAELAATLTWDQGSEMAQHADFTLATGCRVYFCDPHAPWQRGSNENTNGLLRQYFPRSSTDFRNYTQHDLDEVARQLNGRPRQTLNWKTPAQALNEYLVATTA; this is encoded by the coding sequence GTGCCGGGAAGACGTCTGACAGCTGCTGAGCGCGCGCAGATCGAGGTGTTGTTCGGTGCGGGCCGGTCGTTTCCGCAGATCGCGGAGGCGATCGGCCGGGACCGGTCAACTGTGTGGCGGGAGGTGCGCCGTAACCACTCCTATCGGCGGTCGGACGCCGGTGGGGGCGGGGCGCGGTATCCGGGCCGGGCGACCACCGCGTGTCCGGGCGGGCTGGGCGGGCTGTACCGGTGGACGTACTCGCATGTGGCCGCGCAGCGCAAGGCCGATGAGCGGGCGCGTCGGCACCGGCCGGGCAAGTTGATCGGCAACAGCGGGAACAAGGGCCGGGCCTGGTGCCAGGGCCGGTTGTGGCCGGTGGTGCGTGATCTGCTGGTGCGGCGGTGGTCGCCGCAGCAGATCGCGGCGCACCTGCGCGCCGCCTATCCTGACCAGCCGGAGATGCGAGTGTCGCACGAGACGATTTATCAGGCGATCTACTACCAGGCCCGGGGCCGGATGCGGGCCGAGCTGGCCCGGCAGCTGCAGTTGCGGCCGGGGGAGGGGTCGGTGCTGCGCAGCGGCCGCGCCGCCCGCCGTCCGCCCTCGCGTCTGGCCCGCGCCGAGAGCGCGGCGCGCAGCCGCCGGCCCTGGATCCAGGGCCTGCACATCTCGGCCCGGCCCGCCCAGGCGGCCGACCGGGCGGTGCCGGGGCACTGGGAGGGCGACCTGGTGATCGGGGCCCGCGGATCCAGCGCCATCATCACCCTGGTCGAGCGCACCACCCGGTTCGTGATGCTCGGCGCGTTGCCGCACTCACGCGTGTCCGAGCAGGTCACCGGCGTGCTGACCACTTTGATGCGGCGGTTGCCGGCCGAGCTGGCCGCGACCTTGACCTGGGACCAGGGATCGGAGATGGCCCAGCACGCCGACTTCACCCTGGCCACCGGGTGCCGGGTCTACTTCTGCGACCCGCACGCGCCCTGGCAGCGCGGCTCCAACGAGAACACCAACGGGCTGCTGCGCCAGTACTTCCCCCGCTCCTCCACCGACTTCCGCAACTACACCCAGCACGACCTCGACGAAGTCGCCCGCCAGCTCAACGGACGACCCCGCCAAACCCTGAACTGGAAAACCCCAGCCCAAGCACTCAACGAATACCTCGTTGCAACAACCGCTTGA
- a CDS encoding VOC family protein — protein sequence MALRLVQVNFKARDDSALGRFWAEVLGWGTSSEGPGVTNLEPEGFDWPDPTAVCVDLVTVPDPETVKNRVHLDLATTSAAHQAELVARLKDLGATPADVGQGDVPWTVMADPEGNVFCVLEPREIYRDTGPIAAVVVDCADPRGMLEFWGGALDWTLHEVTDDRVVLRSAEGVGPYLEFIRASGTRTWWNRVHIDMLPDPVEDKDAEVARLRGLGATDLDLGQGDVPWTVLADPEGNEFCVLGRG from the coding sequence ATGGCGCTGCGACTTGTTCAGGTGAACTTCAAGGCTCGGGATGACTCGGCGCTCGGCCGGTTCTGGGCGGAGGTGCTCGGCTGGGGCACCTCCAGTGAGGGGCCCGGGGTGACCAACCTCGAGCCCGAGGGCTTCGACTGGCCGGACCCCACCGCCGTCTGTGTCGACCTCGTCACCGTTCCGGACCCGGAGACGGTGAAGAACCGGGTGCACCTCGATCTCGCCACCACGTCCGCTGCCCATCAGGCGGAGCTGGTCGCGCGCCTGAAGGATCTCGGCGCGACGCCCGCGGACGTGGGCCAGGGCGATGTCCCGTGGACGGTCATGGCCGATCCGGAGGGCAACGTGTTCTGCGTCCTGGAGCCTCGGGAGATCTACCGGGACACCGGGCCGATCGCCGCGGTGGTGGTCGACTGCGCGGATCCGCGGGGCATGCTGGAGTTCTGGGGCGGGGCGTTGGACTGGACGCTGCACGAGGTGACCGATGATCGTGTGGTGCTGCGTTCCGCCGAGGGCGTCGGCCCGTATCTGGAGTTCATCCGCGCGTCCGGCACGAGGACGTGGTGGAACCGCGTGCATATCGACATGTTGCCCGACCCCGTCGAGGACAAGGACGCGGAGGTCGCCCGGCTGCGGGGCCTCGGTGCCACGGATCTCGACCTCGGCCAGGGGGACGTGCCCTGGACGGTCCTCGCGGACCCGGAGGGCAACGAGTTCTGCGTCCTCGGGCGGGGCTGA
- a CDS encoding DUF1062 domain-containing protein: MLPWVVRRTRLPLLSLRCVDCGSRSATTGEGRFRVNANGKLLDVWLLVRCVSCDRTSKLPVHERAAVRSLDPAELHGYRVNDPGLVASRLLDPLLARRNRFTLDWTGAWRLDIPSPWLDEGWPVQVGVVFDDPVPVRPDRLIARGLGLSRNEVLRRIKCGVPLRRPTSAGFTFTVMPEG, from the coding sequence GTGCTGCCCTGGGTCGTTCGCCGGACCAGGCTGCCTCTGCTGTCGCTGCGGTGCGTGGACTGCGGGTCGCGGTCGGCCACCACCGGCGAGGGCAGGTTCCGTGTCAACGCCAACGGCAAGTTGCTGGACGTGTGGCTGCTGGTCCGCTGCGTCTCCTGCGACCGGACGAGCAAGCTGCCCGTCCACGAGCGGGCGGCGGTCAGGTCCCTCGATCCGGCCGAGCTCCACGGCTACCGCGTCAACGATCCGGGGCTGGTGGCGTCCAGGCTGCTGGATCCGCTGCTGGCCCGGCGCAACCGCTTCACCCTGGACTGGACGGGGGCCTGGCGGCTGGACATCCCGTCGCCGTGGCTCGACGAAGGGTGGCCGGTCCAGGTGGGGGTCGTCTTCGACGATCCGGTGCCGGTGCGGCCGGACCGGCTCATCGCGCGGGGGCTCGGCCTCAGCAGGAACGAGGTGCTGCGCCGGATCAAGTGCGGCGTTCCGCTGCGCCGTCCGACGAGCGCCGGATTCACCTTCACCGTGATGCCCGAGGGGTAG
- a CDS encoding sensor histidine kinase — MRDRFEASLPARWKAPLVAGALAALSPVLLLAPRGVPAEAGRPLVSALVVVQAAALWWLGTRPTVVTAVAVVSGAALQGLVPAAGPGIALVVLSTFAWLRPARTSLWGAVGAAAVLGAAAGAGGHGVAAFLWPVAAVLAWSWGALGRAWAARRQAEARRAVLEERARIARELHDVLAHTVSVMVVQAAAADDVFDISPEKARQAVRSLEASGREALVELRRFVRTVRLLDEESAAVPGGDAPVPQPTLADLERLAGTVEAAGLPVRVVREGLEDADIPPGVALSAYRIVQESLTNALRHARASAAVVTVGARDGRLTVEVRDDGTGGGRSPWTGAGQGVAGMRERAALLGGTLEAAPDPAGGFRVRAQLPLEEPA, encoded by the coding sequence GTGCGGGACCGGTTCGAGGCGTCGTTGCCGGCGCGGTGGAAGGCGCCGCTGGTGGCGGGCGCGCTCGCGGCGCTGTCACCGGTGCTGCTCCTGGCGCCCCGCGGCGTTCCGGCCGAGGCCGGGCGCCCGCTGGTGTCGGCGCTCGTCGTCGTCCAGGCCGCGGCGCTGTGGTGGCTGGGCACGCGTCCCACCGTGGTCACCGCCGTCGCGGTGGTCTCCGGGGCGGCCCTTCAGGGTCTGGTTCCGGCGGCCGGGCCGGGGATCGCGCTGGTGGTGCTGAGCACGTTCGCCTGGCTGCGGCCGGCGCGGACGTCGCTGTGGGGGGCGGTGGGAGCGGCGGCCGTGCTCGGCGCGGCGGCCGGTGCCGGCGGCCATGGCGTCGCGGCGTTCCTGTGGCCGGTCGCGGCGGTCCTGGCGTGGAGCTGGGGCGCGCTCGGACGGGCGTGGGCGGCGCGGCGGCAGGCCGAGGCGCGCAGGGCGGTGCTGGAGGAGCGGGCTCGGATCGCGCGTGAGCTGCACGACGTCCTGGCGCACACGGTGTCGGTGATGGTGGTGCAGGCCGCCGCCGCGGACGATGTGTTCGACATCAGCCCCGAGAAGGCGCGGCAGGCGGTGCGGAGCCTGGAGGCGTCGGGGCGGGAGGCGCTGGTCGAGCTCCGCCGCTTCGTGCGCACCGTGCGGCTGCTGGACGAGGAGAGCGCGGCGGTCCCCGGTGGCGACGCCCCGGTGCCGCAGCCGACCCTCGCCGATCTTGAGCGGCTCGCCGGGACGGTGGAGGCCGCCGGGCTCCCCGTCCGCGTGGTGCGGGAGGGTTTGGAGGACGCCGACATCCCGCCGGGCGTGGCCCTGTCGGCGTACCGGATCGTGCAGGAGTCGCTCACCAACGCGCTGCGGCACGCCCGCGCGTCCGCCGCCGTCGTCACGGTCGGCGCGCGGGACGGCCGGCTGACCGTGGAGGTCCGCGACGACGGGACGGGCGGCGGCCGGTCGCCCTGGACGGGCGCGGGGCAGGGCGTCGCCGGGATGCGCGAGCGCGCGGCGCTGCTGGGCGGGACGCTGGAGGCCGCGCCGGATCCGGCGGGCGGGTTCCGGGTCCGCGCCCAGCTGCCGCTGGAGGAGCCCGCCTGA
- the rox gene encoding rifampin monooxygenase, producing the protein MIDVIVVGGGPTGLMLAAELRLHGVRVLVLDKEAEPTPFVRSLGLHVRSIEVMDQRGLLERFLAHGKTYPISGFFAAIRTPAPEGLDTAHPHVLGIPQPVTDRLLAERAAELGAEIQRGREVVGVGQDEHGVTAELADGTRLRSRYLVGCDGGRSIVRRLLGIGFPGEPTRVDTLLGEMQVTAPPEELAAVMAEVRETQKRFGVGPIGDGVHRIVVPADGVAEDRSAPPTLEEFTRRLRAVAGTDFGAHSPRWLSRFGDATRLADRYRVGRVLLAGDAAHIHPPVGGQGLNLGIQDAFNLGWKLAAEVEGRAPEGLLDTYHAERHPVAADVLDNTRAQMELMSTEPGAQAVRRLLSELMDIDEVNRHLTEKIIAIGIRYDLGGGHPLVGRRLRDVTLKRGRLYELMHDGRGLLLDQTGRLSVAGWADRVDRVADTSEELDVPAVLLRPDGHVAWVGDDQTDLLGPMARWFGAPTA; encoded by the coding sequence ATGATCGACGTGATCGTGGTCGGCGGCGGGCCGACCGGCTTGATGCTGGCCGCCGAGCTTCGGCTGCACGGGGTGCGCGTGCTCGTGCTCGACAAGGAGGCGGAGCCGACCCCGTTCGTGCGCTCGCTCGGCCTCCACGTGCGCAGCATCGAGGTGATGGACCAGCGCGGCCTGCTGGAGCGTTTCCTCGCGCACGGCAAGACGTACCCGATCAGCGGCTTCTTCGCCGCCATCCGCACGCCCGCGCCCGAAGGGCTGGACACCGCGCACCCCCACGTCCTCGGCATCCCCCAGCCCGTCACCGACCGCCTGCTGGCCGAGCGCGCCGCCGAGCTCGGCGCCGAGATCCAGCGCGGACGCGAGGTCGTCGGGGTCGGCCAGGACGAGCACGGGGTGACCGCCGAACTGGCCGACGGCACGCGGCTGCGGTCGCGTTACCTCGTCGGCTGCGACGGCGGGCGCAGCATCGTCCGCAGGCTGCTCGGCATCGGCTTCCCCGGCGAACCCACCCGCGTCGACACGCTTCTGGGCGAGATGCAGGTGACCGCGCCTCCCGAAGAACTCGCCGCCGTGATGGCCGAGGTCCGCGAAACCCAGAAGCGGTTCGGTGTCGGACCGATCGGGGACGGCGTCCACCGCATCGTCGTCCCCGCCGACGGCGTGGCCGAGGACCGCTCGGCGCCGCCGACGCTCGAGGAGTTCACACGCCGGCTCCGGGCGGTCGCCGGCACCGACTTCGGCGCCCACTCACCTCGCTGGCTGTCCCGCTTCGGCGACGCCACCCGGCTGGCCGACCGCTACCGCGTCGGGCGGGTGCTGCTGGCCGGCGACGCGGCGCACATCCACCCGCCCGTCGGCGGCCAGGGCCTCAACCTCGGCATCCAGGACGCCTTCAACCTCGGCTGGAAACTGGCCGCCGAGGTCGAAGGCCGGGCGCCGGAGGGACTGCTGGACACCTACCACGCCGAACGGCACCCGGTGGCCGCCGACGTGCTGGACAACACCCGCGCGCAGATGGAGCTGATGTCCACCGAGCCGGGCGCCCAGGCCGTGCGCCGGCTGCTGTCGGAGCTGATGGACATCGACGAGGTGAACCGGCACCTGACCGAGAAGATCATCGCGATCGGGATCCGCTACGACCTCGGCGGCGGGCACCCGCTCGTCGGCCGCAGGCTCCGGGACGTCACGCTGAAGCGGGGGCGCCTCTACGAGCTGATGCACGACGGCCGCGGACTGCTGCTCGACCAGACCGGCCGCCTGTCGGTCGCCGGCTGGGCGGACCGCGTCGACCGCGTCGCCGACACCAGCGAGGAACTGGACGTGCCCGCGGTCCTGCTGCGACCCGACGGCCACGTGGCATGGGTCGGCGACGACCAGACCGACCTGCTCGGCCCCATGGCCCGATGGTTCGGCGCCCCCACCGCCTGA
- a CDS encoding MarR family winged helix-turn-helix transcriptional regulator, with translation MADAVDAILAQWGRERPDLDVSAMGVVGRISRAQALLGRELKDFFAARGLESWEFDVLATLRRHGAPYELTAGALLRAAMVTSGAITNRIDRMEAKGLVERVRDTGDRRSVRIRLSPRGLEIVDEMVGLHAENEERLLAALSPAERGHLAAALRTLLESLGDTTLGSPSGGS, from the coding sequence ATGGCGGACGCGGTGGACGCGATCCTGGCGCAGTGGGGCCGCGAGCGTCCCGACCTGGACGTGTCGGCGATGGGCGTGGTCGGGCGGATCTCGCGGGCGCAGGCGCTGCTCGGGCGGGAGCTGAAGGATTTCTTCGCCGCGCGGGGGCTGGAGAGCTGGGAGTTCGACGTCCTGGCGACGCTGCGCCGGCACGGCGCCCCCTACGAGCTGACCGCGGGGGCGCTGCTGCGGGCGGCGATGGTCACCTCCGGGGCGATCACCAACCGGATCGACCGGATGGAGGCCAAGGGGCTGGTGGAGCGGGTGCGCGACACCGGGGACCGCAGGTCGGTGCGGATCCGGCTGTCGCCGCGCGGCCTGGAGATCGTGGACGAGATGGTCGGCCTGCACGCCGAGAACGAGGAGCGGCTGCTGGCGGCGCTGTCGCCGGCCGAGCGGGGGCACCTGGCCGCCGCTCTGCGCACGCTGCTGGAGTCGCTCGGCGACACGACCCTCGGCTCCCCGTCCGGCGGGAGCTGA
- a CDS encoding helix-turn-helix transcriptional regulator, giving the protein MRDPSGRLLQLLSLLQTPREWSGTELAARLGVTARTIRRDIDHLRDLGYPVHATHGTTGGYRLTAGAAMPPLLLDDEEATAIAIGLRTAASGAVTGIEDASLRALAKLDQVLPHRLRHRVAALTEAAVPLPSQDGAPPAADPAVLALLAAACLAREKVRFTYTAADGRGTRRLVQPHRLVTAGRRWYLVAHDEDRAAWRTFRADRVTDPHRTGMRGPELRLPGGADAASWAMDTLAGGSGTIRARLLLHAPAEEAAEHVTAWQGVLEPADDRTCLLHTRSDSMRFLAYRVTLLPIDYTLLDPPELADHLAAIADRATRAIRPFTAPAAT; this is encoded by the coding sequence ATGCGTGATCCGTCCGGACGGCTGCTCCAACTGCTGTCCCTCCTGCAGACGCCCCGCGAATGGTCGGGCACCGAGCTGGCCGCGCGGCTCGGCGTCACCGCCCGCACCATCCGCCGCGACATCGACCACCTGCGCGACCTCGGCTACCCCGTCCACGCCACCCACGGCACCACCGGCGGGTACCGGCTCACCGCGGGCGCCGCGATGCCGCCCCTGCTACTGGACGACGAGGAGGCCACCGCCATCGCGATCGGCCTGCGCACCGCCGCGTCCGGCGCCGTCACCGGCATCGAGGACGCCTCGCTGCGCGCCCTGGCCAAGCTCGACCAGGTGCTGCCCCACCGGCTGCGGCACCGCGTCGCCGCCCTCACCGAGGCCGCCGTGCCCCTCCCGTCCCAGGACGGAGCGCCGCCCGCCGCCGACCCCGCCGTCCTGGCCCTGCTCGCCGCCGCCTGCCTGGCCCGCGAGAAGGTCCGCTTCACCTACACCGCCGCCGACGGCCGCGGCACCCGCCGGCTGGTCCAGCCCCACCGCCTCGTCACCGCCGGCCGCCGCTGGTACCTGGTCGCCCACGACGAGGACCGCGCCGCCTGGCGCACCTTCCGCGCCGACCGCGTCACCGACCCGCACCGCACCGGCATGCGCGGCCCCGAACTCCGCCTGCCCGGCGGTGCGGACGCCGCCTCCTGGGCGATGGACACCCTCGCCGGCGGATCGGGCACCATCCGGGCGCGGCTGCTGCTGCACGCCCCCGCCGAAGAGGCCGCCGAGCACGTCACCGCCTGGCAGGGCGTCCTGGAACCCGCCGACGACCGCACCTGCCTGCTGCACACCCGGTCGGACTCGATGCGCTTCCTGGCCTACCGCGTCACCCTGCTGCCCATCGACTACACGCTGCTTGACCCGCCCGAACTCGCCGACCACCTGGCCGCCATCGCCGACCGCGCCACCCGCGCCATCCGCCCCTTCACCGCGCCCGCCGCCACCTGA
- a CDS encoding VOC family protein, whose translation MLRGFATISFWADDVEAAKDWYAELLGMQPYYRVAGPDGRAAYYEFRVGDYEHELGLIDARFRPGGPPAGPGGAVMFWHVDDLEAAVERLLAMGARQHEKITERGEGTGFATASVVDPFGNVLGVMTNPHYLEVLARAAPR comes from the coding sequence ATGCTGCGGGGATTCGCCACCATCAGCTTCTGGGCGGACGACGTGGAGGCGGCCAAGGACTGGTACGCCGAGCTGCTGGGGATGCAGCCGTACTACCGCGTCGCGGGTCCGGACGGCCGCGCCGCCTACTACGAGTTCCGGGTGGGCGACTACGAGCACGAGCTTGGGCTGATCGACGCGCGGTTCCGTCCGGGAGGGCCGCCGGCGGGTCCGGGCGGGGCGGTCATGTTCTGGCACGTGGACGACCTGGAGGCGGCGGTGGAGCGGCTGCTGGCGATGGGCGCGCGGCAGCACGAGAAGATCACCGAGCGGGGCGAGGGGACGGGGTTCGCGACCGCGTCGGTGGTCGACCCGTTCGGCAACGTGCTGGGCGTGATGACCAACCCGCACTACCTGGAGGTGCTGGCCAGGGCCGCGCCCCGCTGA
- a CDS encoding ATP-binding cassette domain-containing protein, with product MPLQPTTAQPEPPAGALRAADAHDVIEVRGARENNLADVSLDVPKRRLTVFTGVSGSGKSSLVFGTIAAESRRLINETYTAFVQGFMPSVGRPDVDALRNLSAAIVIDQERMGANSRSTVGTATDAHTMLRIVFSRLGEPHAGTSSAFSFNNAEGMCPDCEGLGRASRIDLDQLVDRDLSLNEGALTVPGFAVGSWYWKVIADSGLFDPDAKLRDYTPAQWDDLLHKPPTKVKSSGVNITYEGLLLRVKRLYLDKDIESLQAHIRAFVERAVAFSACEACGGTRLNPAALASRIGGLNIADCAAMQISDLAAVVREITEPSVAPVLAALQGTLDSLVEIGLGYLSLDRESPTLSGGEAQRVKMVRHLGSSLSDITYVFDEPTAGLHPHDIARMNDLLLRLRDKGNTVLVVEHKPETIAIADHVVDIGPGAGAEGGRICYTGDLAGLRASGTLTGRHLDHRARLREKVREPSGHLAVKGANLHNLKDVDAEIPLGVLTVVTGVAGSGKSSLIHGSLPGRDGVVVVDQSPIRGSRRSNPATYSGLLDHIRTAFAKANGVKPALFSANSQGACPACKGIGLVYTDLAMMAGVASVCERCQGRRYTDEVLTYTLRGKDISQVLAMRVAEAREFFTAGQARAVLDRLADVGLGYIGLGQPLTTLSGGERQRLKLAIHMAEKAATYVLDEPTTGLHLADVDQLLALLDRLVDAGNTVIVIEHHQAVMAHADWIIDLGPGAGSDGGRVVFTGTPADLVAGADTLTARHLRDYVQQD from the coding sequence ATGCCGCTCCAGCCGACGACCGCGCAGCCCGAGCCGCCCGCCGGCGCGCTCCGGGCCGCCGACGCCCACGACGTGATCGAGGTCCGCGGCGCGCGGGAGAACAACCTCGCCGACGTCAGCCTCGACGTCCCCAAGCGCCGCCTGACCGTGTTCACCGGGGTGTCGGGGTCGGGCAAGTCGTCCCTGGTGTTCGGCACCATCGCGGCCGAGTCGCGGCGCCTGATCAACGAGACCTACACCGCTTTCGTGCAGGGCTTCATGCCGAGCGTCGGCCGCCCCGACGTCGACGCGCTGCGCAACCTCAGCGCCGCGATCGTGATCGACCAGGAGCGGATGGGCGCCAACTCCCGCTCCACCGTCGGGACCGCCACCGACGCCCACACCATGCTGCGCATCGTCTTCAGCCGCCTCGGCGAGCCGCACGCCGGGACCTCCTCGGCGTTCAGCTTCAACAACGCCGAGGGCATGTGCCCCGACTGCGAGGGGCTCGGCCGCGCCTCCCGCATCGACCTGGACCAGCTGGTCGATCGTGACCTCTCCCTCAACGAGGGCGCCCTCACCGTCCCGGGCTTCGCCGTCGGATCCTGGTACTGGAAGGTGATCGCCGACTCGGGGCTGTTCGACCCGGACGCCAAGCTGCGCGACTACACCCCCGCCCAGTGGGACGACCTGCTCCACAAGCCCCCCACCAAGGTCAAGAGCAGTGGCGTCAACATCACCTACGAGGGCCTGCTTCTCAGGGTCAAGCGGCTCTACCTGGACAAGGACATCGAGTCGCTGCAAGCCCACATCCGCGCGTTCGTCGAGCGCGCCGTCGCCTTCAGCGCCTGCGAGGCCTGCGGCGGCACCCGCCTCAACCCCGCCGCCCTCGCCAGCCGCATCGGCGGCCTCAACATCGCCGACTGCGCCGCCATGCAGATCAGCGACCTGGCCGCCGTCGTCCGCGAGATCACCGAGCCGTCCGTCGCGCCGGTGCTGGCCGCCCTGCAGGGCACCCTGGACTCCCTGGTCGAGATCGGCCTGGGCTACCTCAGCCTGGACCGCGAGTCCCCCACCCTGTCGGGCGGCGAGGCCCAGCGCGTCAAGATGGTCCGCCACCTCGGCTCCAGCCTCAGCGACATCACCTACGTCTTCGACGAGCCCACCGCCGGGCTGCACCCCCACGACATCGCCCGCATGAACGACCTGCTGCTGCGCCTGCGCGACAAGGGCAACACCGTCCTGGTCGTCGAGCACAAGCCCGAGACCATCGCGATCGCCGACCACGTCGTCGACATCGGCCCCGGAGCCGGCGCCGAAGGCGGGCGGATCTGCTACACCGGCGACCTCGCCGGCCTCCGCGCCTCCGGCACCCTCACCGGACGGCACCTGGACCACCGCGCCCGGCTGCGCGAGAAGGTCCGCGAGCCGTCGGGGCACCTGGCCGTCAAGGGCGCGAACCTGCACAACCTCAAGGACGTCGACGCCGAGATCCCCCTCGGCGTCCTCACCGTGGTGACCGGCGTCGCCGGATCCGGCAAGAGCTCCCTGATCCACGGCTCCCTGCCCGGCCGCGACGGCGTCGTCGTGGTCGACCAGTCCCCCATCCGCGGCTCCCGCCGCAGCAACCCCGCCACCTACAGCGGGCTGCTGGACCACATCCGCACCGCCTTCGCCAAGGCCAACGGCGTCAAACCCGCCCTGTTCAGCGCCAACTCCCAAGGCGCCTGCCCGGCCTGCAAGGGCATCGGGCTGGTCTACACCGACCTGGCGATGATGGCCGGCGTCGCCTCGGTGTGCGAGCGGTGCCAGGGCCGCCGCTACACCGACGAGGTCCTCACCTACACCCTGCGCGGCAAGGACATCAGCCAGGTCCTGGCCATGCGCGTCGCCGAGGCCCGCGAGTTCTTCACCGCCGGGCAGGCCCGCGCCGTCCTGGACCGCCTCGCCGACGTCGGCCTGGGCTACATCGGGCTGGGCCAGCCCCTCACCACCCTGTCCGGCGGGGAGCGCCAGCGCCTCAAACTCGCCATCCACATGGCCGAGAAGGCCGCCACCTACGTCCTGGACGAACCCACCACCGGCCTGCACCTGGCCGACGTCGACCAGCTCCTGGCCCTGCTGGACCGGCTCGTCGACGCCGGCAACACCGTCATCGTCATCGAGCACCACCAGGCCGTCATGGCCCACGCCGACTGGATCATCGACCTCGGTCCCGGCGCCGGCAGCGACGGCGGCCGCGTCGTGTTCACCGGCACGCCCGCCGACCTGGTCGCCGGCGCCGACACCCTCACCGCCCGCCACCTGCGCGACTACGTCCAGCAGGACTGA
- a CDS encoding TetR/AcrR family transcriptional regulator: MVVFAGQGDPRRSMDLLWRGARAPRTGPGPRPGLSVEVIVDTAIAVADAEGMAALSMRAVGERLGRTAMALYTYVPGKAELVDLMYDRALAELPGGYDTADGWRAALIRWARDSWEFYLRHPWMLQVSQARPVLGPNEYRALEALLEVLAPTGLPAREVRRAVSALSSVVRGAAQTLAESRQAVRATGLSEEQWWYGRAGALEALAPGFSERFPLVAWLNAEDVLGGAEDVPYLEQAAREALEGGLALVLDGVAAALRAGGGAEAAGGGPPGG; this comes from the coding sequence GTGGTCGTCTTCGCCGGGCAGGGCGATCCGCGCCGCTCGATGGACCTGCTGTGGCGCGGCGCGCGGGCGCCCCGCACGGGGCCGGGGCCGCGGCCGGGGCTGAGCGTGGAGGTGATCGTGGACACCGCGATCGCCGTCGCCGACGCCGAGGGGATGGCGGCGCTGTCGATGCGCGCGGTCGGGGAGCGGCTCGGCCGCACGGCGATGGCCCTGTACACCTACGTTCCGGGCAAGGCCGAGCTGGTGGACCTGATGTACGACCGCGCGCTGGCCGAGCTGCCCGGCGGCTACGACACCGCGGACGGCTGGCGCGCGGCGCTGATCCGGTGGGCGCGGGACTCCTGGGAGTTCTACCTGCGGCATCCGTGGATGCTGCAGGTGTCGCAGGCGCGCCCCGTGCTCGGGCCGAACGAGTACCGGGCACTGGAGGCGCTGCTGGAAGTGCTGGCCCCCACGGGGCTGCCGGCGCGGGAGGTGCGGCGCGCGGTGTCGGCGCTGTCGAGCGTGGTGCGCGGCGCGGCGCAGACCCTCGCCGAGTCGCGGCAGGCGGTGCGGGCGACGGGCCTGTCGGAGGAGCAGTGGTGGTACGGCCGGGCCGGCGCCCTGGAGGCGCTGGCGCCGGGGTTCAGCGAGCGCTTCCCGCTGGTGGCCTGGCTGAACGCGGAGGACGTCCTCGGCGGGGCCGAGGACGTCCCCTATCTGGAGCAGGCGGCGCGGGAGGCGCTCGAGGGCGGCCTGGCGCTGGTCCTGGACGGCGTCGCCGCCGCCCTGCGCGCCGGAGGGGGCGCCGAGGCGGCCGGCGGCGGGCCCCCGGGCGGCTGA